A genomic window from Carassius carassius chromosome 29, fCarCar2.1, whole genome shotgun sequence includes:
- the LOC132109435 gene encoding vesicular integral-membrane protein VIP36-like isoform X1, producing MARERSPALWLHPQTSVTRRITLLLLLWLLHFSSVYSDITDGNAEHLKREHSLIKPYQGVGTSSSSQWDFWGSTLVTSQYVRLTPDERSKQGSIWNTVPCYLKDWEMHVQFKIHGSGKKNLHGDGFAIWYTKERLHPGPVFGNQDHFVGLAIFVDTFRNDLQGMDRSFPYISAMVNNGSLPYDHGKDGRSTELGGCSVEVRNKDHDTYLAIRYSRGRLTIMVDVDDRNDWKECIDIGGVRLPTGYYFGASAVTGDLSDNHDIISMKMYQLMVEHTPEEDNQDWTKIEPSVSLLKSPKDNIDDPTGNFRSTPLTGWKVFLLLLCALLGIVVCAVVGAVVFQKRQERNKRFY from the exons ATGGCACGAGAAAGAAGTCCAGCTTTATGGCTTCACCCTCAAACAAGTGTAACTCGCAGAATAACTTTACTCTTGCTTTTATGGCTACTCCACTTTTCTTCCGTATATTCCGATATTACGGACGGGAATGCGGAGCACTTAAAGCGGGAGCACTCGCTCATTAAGCCCTATCAGG GTGTTGGAACGAGTTCGTCAAGTCAGTGGGACTTTTGGGGAAGTACTTTAGTAACCAGCCAGTATGTGCGTCTGACTCCGGATGAGAGGAGCAAACAGGGCTCCATCTGGAATACAGTG CCCTGCTATTTGAAGGATTGGGAGATGCATGTGCAGTTTAAAATTCATGGATCAGGAAAGAAGAATCTCCATGGAGATGGTTTTGCCATTTGGTACACGAAAGAGAGGCTACATCCTG gCCCTGTCTTTGGAAACCAAGACCATTTTGTAGGCCTGGCTATTTTTGTGGATACCTTCCGTAATGATCTTCAAGGAATGGAT CGCTCATTTCCCTATATTTCTGCGATGGTGAATAACGGCTCCCTGCCGTACGACCACGGGAAAGACGGTCGCTCCACTGAATTAGGAGGCTGCTCTGTGGAAGTCAGGAACAAAGATCATGACACATACCTGGCCATTAGATACTCCAGAGGCAGACTCACG ATTATGGTAGATGTGGATGACAGGAACGATTGGAAAGAGTGCATTGATATCGGAGGTGTCCGCCTCCCTACAGGATACTATTTTGGGGCTTCTGCGGTCACAGGAGATCTTTCTG ACAATCACGACATCATCTCTATGAAGATGTACCAGCTGATGGTGGAGCACACTCCTGAGGAGGACAACCAGGACTGGACGAAGATCGAGCCGAGTGTCAGTCTCCTCAAGTCACCCAAAG ATAATATCGATGATCCGACGGGAAATTTCCGGAGCACGCCCCTCACTGGCTGGAAGGTGTTTCTGCTTCTGCTGTGCGCTCTGCTGGGAATCGTGGTTTGCGCCGTTGTTGGTGCCGTGGTGTTTCAGAAGCGCCAAGAGAGGAACAAGAGGTTCTACTAA
- the LOC132109435 gene encoding vesicular integral-membrane protein VIP36-like isoform X2 — protein sequence MARERSPALWLHPQTSVTRRITLLLLLWLLHFSSVYSDITDGNAEHLKREHSLIKPYQGVGTSSSSQWDFWGSTLVTSQYVRLTPDERSKQGSIWNTVPCYLKDWEMHVQFKIHGSGKKNLHGDGFAIWYTKERLHPGTVFGSSANFLGLAMFIDTYPNDEAPDRSFPYISAMVNNGSLPYDHGKDGRSTELGGCSVEVRNKDHDTYLAIRYSRGRLTIMVDVDDRNDWKECIDIGGVRLPTGYYFGASAVTGDLSDNHDIISMKMYQLMVEHTPEEDNQDWTKIEPSVSLLKSPKDNIDDPTGNFRSTPLTGWKVFLLLLCALLGIVVCAVVGAVVFQKRQERNKRFY from the exons ATGGCACGAGAAAGAAGTCCAGCTTTATGGCTTCACCCTCAAACAAGTGTAACTCGCAGAATAACTTTACTCTTGCTTTTATGGCTACTCCACTTTTCTTCCGTATATTCCGATATTACGGACGGGAATGCGGAGCACTTAAAGCGGGAGCACTCGCTCATTAAGCCCTATCAGG GTGTTGGAACGAGTTCGTCAAGTCAGTGGGACTTTTGGGGAAGTACTTTAGTAACCAGCCAGTATGTGCGTCTGACTCCGGATGAGAGGAGCAAACAGGGCTCCATCTGGAATACAGTG CCCTGCTATTTGAAGGATTGGGAGATGCATGTGCAGTTTAAAATTCATGGATCAGGAAAGAAGAATCTCCATGGAGATGGTTTTGCCATTTGGTACACGAAAGAGAGGCTACATCCTG GCACCGTGTTTGGCAGTAGTGCCAACTTCCTTGGGTTGGCCATGTTTATAGACACATACCCTAACGATGAGGCTCCGGAT CGCTCATTTCCCTATATTTCTGCGATGGTGAATAACGGCTCCCTGCCGTACGACCACGGGAAAGACGGTCGCTCCACTGAATTAGGAGGCTGCTCTGTGGAAGTCAGGAACAAAGATCATGACACATACCTGGCCATTAGATACTCCAGAGGCAGACTCACG ATTATGGTAGATGTGGATGACAGGAACGATTGGAAAGAGTGCATTGATATCGGAGGTGTCCGCCTCCCTACAGGATACTATTTTGGGGCTTCTGCGGTCACAGGAGATCTTTCTG ACAATCACGACATCATCTCTATGAAGATGTACCAGCTGATGGTGGAGCACACTCCTGAGGAGGACAACCAGGACTGGACGAAGATCGAGCCGAGTGTCAGTCTCCTCAAGTCACCCAAAG ATAATATCGATGATCCGACGGGAAATTTCCGGAGCACGCCCCTCACTGGCTGGAAGGTGTTTCTGCTTCTGCTGTGCGCTCTGCTGGGAATCGTGGTTTGCGCCGTTGTTGGTGCCGTGGTGTTTCAGAAGCGCCAAGAGAGGAACAAGAGGTTCTACTAA
- the LOC132109436 gene encoding 5'-3' exonuclease PLD3-like isoform X1, whose translation MEPEDVHFRSAENLIDEEENKKAAFGRKEDGEKHHKAGRPPLTRIPTFQSSVGRKRVTVQTAESSPKMDGSIQQGQKERAGSTEAGRVKMSGSGGREAALPVPSARLHTSLADVLSQGDSSGHASSVLAQKVNQSLDQTPEITKDSDQVYMSLKRPPLRNVNEAFDLVVEPSRETISEDEQMSAQDAIVEDLSSCSSVDQREASDQACEDTLRDHCDNGSAAQSYWTEENRVTGNDEKCEECVPDKDDGSILSGQDEATKIQKPSDSKKCFKETQYGCKTANTAQTKHAETKRCTPSKQTKGRSFSLFCLLPTILLLLGGFASHVWQYGLPKSVSHLMTQLELHWLESFWMPQETCISDCRLTLVESVPEGLIFPYGSPHLPSISDTWINLLNKANHSVHIGAFYFTLQDSDLGLTEPSSVLGKKVFNRLKQLEPKGVKLKIAVNAPQPYIADTDELVATGAEVRGVDLQSITGGILHSKLWVVDKKHMYLGSANMDWRSLTQVKEVGVSVEDCSCLAQDASRIFDVYWDIGAQKNGSLPPFWPGRFSALSSSKYPLAVKFNGVPARVYLSSSPPLLSSHGRSDDLSSILSVIADAERFIYVSVMDYLPMSQFTEPIRFWPVIDSALREAACTRGVEVKLLVSCWSHSPGAMFVFLQSLSVLNKPPLSCNIHAKVFEVPSTQEQQRIPFARVNHAKYMVTDRVVYIGTSNWSENYFTQTAGVGLVVNQTGFAVGQGQQTIQSQMQEVFQRDWHSEYAQTLTDVHAEHCSGNNLT comes from the exons ATG GAACCAGAGGATGTACATTTCAGGTCAGCAGAAAATTTGATAGATGAGGAAGAGAACAAAAAAGCAGCATTCGGGAGGAAGGAGGATGGAGAGAAGCACCATAAAGCAGGGAGGCCACCGTTGACCCGCATCCCTACCTTTCAAAGCTCAGTGGGCCGCAAGCGAGTCACCGTCCAGACTGCAGAGTCATCACCGAAGATGGATGGATCTATCCAGCAGGGCCAGAAAGAGAGAGCTGGCTCTACAGAGGCTGGAAGAGTGAAAATGTCAGGAtctggagggagagaagcagcactgcCCGTCCCGTCGGCTCGTTTACACACAAGCCTCGCTGATGTTCTCTCTCAAGGTGATAGCTCGGGTCACGCCTCCTCTGTTTTAGCTCAGAAAGTAAATCAATCTCTTGATCAAACACCTGAGATTACCAAAGACTCTGATCAAGTTTATATGTCACTAAAGCGACCCCCACTCAGGAATGTCAATGAAGCCTTTGATCTCGTTGTAGAGCCAAGCAGAGAAACCATCTCAGAAGATGAGCAGATGTCGGCGCAGGATGCCATCGTAGAGGATCTGAGCTCATGCTCTTCTGTTGATCAGCGTGAGGCATCTGATCAAGCTTGTGAAGATACTTTGAGAGACCATTGTGATAATGGAAGTGCAGCCCAATCATATTGGACAGAAGAAAATCGTGTCACGGGGAATGATGAGAAATGTGAGGAATGTGTTCCAGATAAGGATGATGGATCCATACTTAGTGGTCAAGATGAAGCTACTAAGATCCAGAAACCTTCAGATAgtaaaaaatgctttaaagaaaCACAGTACGGATGCAAAACTGCCAATACTGCTCAGACAAAACATGCCGAGACGAAAAGGTGTACACCCTCCAAG CAGACAAAAGGAAGGagcttttcccttttctgtctcTTGCCCACCATTCTTCTCCTTTTGGGTGGATTTGCATCACATGTCTGGCAGTATGGACTCCCTAAATCTGTGTCACACCTGATGACACAACTAGAGCTGCACTGGTTGGAAAGTTTCTGGATGCCTCAAGAGACATGCATATCTGACTGTAG GCTTACTCTTGTTGAAAGTGTCCCTGAGGGCCTCATCTTCCCTTATGGCTCGCCACACCTGCCGAGCATTTCAGACACTTGGATTAATCTACTAAACAAAGCAAACCACTCGGTCCACATTGGTGCTTTCTATTTCACCCTCCAAGATTCAGATTTAGGGCTTACGGAGCCTTCTTCTGTGCTG gGCAAAAAAGTGTTCAATCGGCTGAAGCAGCTGGAACCAAAAGGAGTGAAGTTGAAGATCGCTGTAAACGCCCCTCAGCCATACATCGCAGACACAGACGAACTGGTAGCAACAG GGGCTGAGGTCAGGGGAGTTGACTTGCAGAGCATCACTGGAGGCATTTTGCACAGCAAACTATGGGTTGTGGATAAGAAACACATGTATTTAGGGAGTGCAAACATGGATTGGCGTTCCCTTACCCAG gtGAAAGAGGTTGGCGTGTCTGTGGAAGACTGCAGCTGTCTGGCACAGGACGCCTCACGGATTTTTGATGTGTACTGGGACATCGGAGCTCAGAAGAATGGATCTCTTCCTCCTTTCTGGCCGGGCCGTTTCTCCGCCCTCTCCAGTTCTAAGTACCCATTAGCTGTTAAATTCAACGGTGTCCCTGCACGTGTCTATTTGTCT AGTTCTCCTCCTCTTTTATCATCACATGGCCGTTCTGACGATCTCTCAAGCATCCTGTCAGTAATTGCTGATGCTGAGCGCTTCATCTATGTGTCTGTGATGGATTACCTTCCCATGTCCCAGTTCACGGAGCCCATTCG GTTTTGGCCTGTAATCGACTCGGCCCTCCGGGAGGCAGCTTGCACGAGAGGTGTCGAGGTGAAGCTGCTGGTCAGTTGTTGGAGTCATTCTCCTGGTGCCATGTTTGTTTTCCTCCAGTCTTTATCGGTCCTCAACAAGCCCCCTCTGAGCTGCAATATTCATGCT aaAGTTTTTGAGGTGCCCTCGACACAAGAGCAGCAGAGGATCCCGTTTGCACGTGTTAACCATGCCAAGTACATGGTGACTGATAGAGTTGTTTACATTG GAACTTCCAACTGGTCTGAGAATTACTTCACCCAGACAGCAGGGGTTGGGCTTGTCGTGAATCAGACAGGTTTTGCAGTAGGGCAGGGCCAGCAAACCATTCAGAGCCAGATGCAGGAGGTTTTCCAGAGGGATTGGCATTCAGAATATGCTCAAACCCTCACTGATGTTCACGCGGAGCACTGCAGCGGAAATAATCTTACATAA
- the LOC132109436 gene encoding 5'-3' exonuclease PLD3-like isoform X2: MEPEDVHFRSAENLIDEEENKKAAFGRKEDGEKHHKAGRPPLTRIPTFQSSVGRKRVTVQTAESSPKMDGSIQQGQKERAGSTEAGRVKMSGSGGREAALPVPSARLHTSLADVLSQGDSSGHASSVLAQKVNQSLDQTPEITKDSDQVYMSLKRPPLRNVNEAFDLVVEPSRETISEDEQMSAQDAIVEDLSSCSSVDQREASDQACEDTLRDHCDNGSAAQSYWTEENRVTGNDEKCEECVPDKDDGSILSGQDEATKIQKPSDSKKCFKETQYGCKTANTAQTKHAETKRCTPSKTKGRSFSLFCLLPTILLLLGGFASHVWQYGLPKSVSHLMTQLELHWLESFWMPQETCISDCRLTLVESVPEGLIFPYGSPHLPSISDTWINLLNKANHSVHIGAFYFTLQDSDLGLTEPSSVLGKKVFNRLKQLEPKGVKLKIAVNAPQPYIADTDELVATGAEVRGVDLQSITGGILHSKLWVVDKKHMYLGSANMDWRSLTQVKEVGVSVEDCSCLAQDASRIFDVYWDIGAQKNGSLPPFWPGRFSALSSSKYPLAVKFNGVPARVYLSSSPPLLSSHGRSDDLSSILSVIADAERFIYVSVMDYLPMSQFTEPIRFWPVIDSALREAACTRGVEVKLLVSCWSHSPGAMFVFLQSLSVLNKPPLSCNIHAKVFEVPSTQEQQRIPFARVNHAKYMVTDRVVYIGTSNWSENYFTQTAGVGLVVNQTGFAVGQGQQTIQSQMQEVFQRDWHSEYAQTLTDVHAEHCSGNNLT, from the exons ATG GAACCAGAGGATGTACATTTCAGGTCAGCAGAAAATTTGATAGATGAGGAAGAGAACAAAAAAGCAGCATTCGGGAGGAAGGAGGATGGAGAGAAGCACCATAAAGCAGGGAGGCCACCGTTGACCCGCATCCCTACCTTTCAAAGCTCAGTGGGCCGCAAGCGAGTCACCGTCCAGACTGCAGAGTCATCACCGAAGATGGATGGATCTATCCAGCAGGGCCAGAAAGAGAGAGCTGGCTCTACAGAGGCTGGAAGAGTGAAAATGTCAGGAtctggagggagagaagcagcactgcCCGTCCCGTCGGCTCGTTTACACACAAGCCTCGCTGATGTTCTCTCTCAAGGTGATAGCTCGGGTCACGCCTCCTCTGTTTTAGCTCAGAAAGTAAATCAATCTCTTGATCAAACACCTGAGATTACCAAAGACTCTGATCAAGTTTATATGTCACTAAAGCGACCCCCACTCAGGAATGTCAATGAAGCCTTTGATCTCGTTGTAGAGCCAAGCAGAGAAACCATCTCAGAAGATGAGCAGATGTCGGCGCAGGATGCCATCGTAGAGGATCTGAGCTCATGCTCTTCTGTTGATCAGCGTGAGGCATCTGATCAAGCTTGTGAAGATACTTTGAGAGACCATTGTGATAATGGAAGTGCAGCCCAATCATATTGGACAGAAGAAAATCGTGTCACGGGGAATGATGAGAAATGTGAGGAATGTGTTCCAGATAAGGATGATGGATCCATACTTAGTGGTCAAGATGAAGCTACTAAGATCCAGAAACCTTCAGATAgtaaaaaatgctttaaagaaaCACAGTACGGATGCAAAACTGCCAATACTGCTCAGACAAAACATGCCGAGACGAAAAGGTGTACACCCTCCAAG ACAAAAGGAAGGagcttttcccttttctgtctcTTGCCCACCATTCTTCTCCTTTTGGGTGGATTTGCATCACATGTCTGGCAGTATGGACTCCCTAAATCTGTGTCACACCTGATGACACAACTAGAGCTGCACTGGTTGGAAAGTTTCTGGATGCCTCAAGAGACATGCATATCTGACTGTAG GCTTACTCTTGTTGAAAGTGTCCCTGAGGGCCTCATCTTCCCTTATGGCTCGCCACACCTGCCGAGCATTTCAGACACTTGGATTAATCTACTAAACAAAGCAAACCACTCGGTCCACATTGGTGCTTTCTATTTCACCCTCCAAGATTCAGATTTAGGGCTTACGGAGCCTTCTTCTGTGCTG gGCAAAAAAGTGTTCAATCGGCTGAAGCAGCTGGAACCAAAAGGAGTGAAGTTGAAGATCGCTGTAAACGCCCCTCAGCCATACATCGCAGACACAGACGAACTGGTAGCAACAG GGGCTGAGGTCAGGGGAGTTGACTTGCAGAGCATCACTGGAGGCATTTTGCACAGCAAACTATGGGTTGTGGATAAGAAACACATGTATTTAGGGAGTGCAAACATGGATTGGCGTTCCCTTACCCAG gtGAAAGAGGTTGGCGTGTCTGTGGAAGACTGCAGCTGTCTGGCACAGGACGCCTCACGGATTTTTGATGTGTACTGGGACATCGGAGCTCAGAAGAATGGATCTCTTCCTCCTTTCTGGCCGGGCCGTTTCTCCGCCCTCTCCAGTTCTAAGTACCCATTAGCTGTTAAATTCAACGGTGTCCCTGCACGTGTCTATTTGTCT AGTTCTCCTCCTCTTTTATCATCACATGGCCGTTCTGACGATCTCTCAAGCATCCTGTCAGTAATTGCTGATGCTGAGCGCTTCATCTATGTGTCTGTGATGGATTACCTTCCCATGTCCCAGTTCACGGAGCCCATTCG GTTTTGGCCTGTAATCGACTCGGCCCTCCGGGAGGCAGCTTGCACGAGAGGTGTCGAGGTGAAGCTGCTGGTCAGTTGTTGGAGTCATTCTCCTGGTGCCATGTTTGTTTTCCTCCAGTCTTTATCGGTCCTCAACAAGCCCCCTCTGAGCTGCAATATTCATGCT aaAGTTTTTGAGGTGCCCTCGACACAAGAGCAGCAGAGGATCCCGTTTGCACGTGTTAACCATGCCAAGTACATGGTGACTGATAGAGTTGTTTACATTG GAACTTCCAACTGGTCTGAGAATTACTTCACCCAGACAGCAGGGGTTGGGCTTGTCGTGAATCAGACAGGTTTTGCAGTAGGGCAGGGCCAGCAAACCATTCAGAGCCAGATGCAGGAGGTTTTCCAGAGGGATTGGCATTCAGAATATGCTCAAACCCTCACTGATGTTCACGCGGAGCACTGCAGCGGAAATAATCTTACATAA
- the LOC132109437 gene encoding integral membrane protein GPR137-like isoform X1: MHIPVPPSPMKPAVAPSVELGVTVLYTCLYGGLFLIVYVQLWLLLLYRHKRWSYQSIFLFLCLFWAALRTTLFSFYFRNALAANLLPAPVYWLFYCFPVCLQFFTLSLFNIYFTQELLKVRSLFRVEPRKGLRAARWVYASMSVIFLCVNIVCASLGQHGSSGGAGDNTWRLVLVRVLVNDLLFILEAVCLATSLLLLTRSSHPTTPYLRSKGLCRTAVLGAGVILLFSSRACYNLAVLFLSQNHKVEAFDFDWYNISDQADLQSELGDRGYIIFGAVLFIWELLPTSLLILIFRVRQPPQEKNCSPAMCNTRGSRSYFFDDPRGNDDDTGSLWSHSSSWFGSGETTPLLFNRTPQSNQHHSLYSTPQT, encoded by the exons ATGCACATTCCAGTTCCACCTTCCCCTATGAAACCAGCCGTGGCCCCTTCAGTAGAGCTGGGGGTCACGGTTCTTTACACTTGTCTTTATGGGGGTCTGTTTTTAATCGTATATGTTCAGCTTTGGCTGCTGTTACTTTACCGGCACAAGCGTTGGAGTTACCagagtatttttctttttctttgcctGTTCTGGGCAGCGCTTCGCACAACGCTCTTCTCCTTTTATTTTCGTAATGCCCTTGCAGCCAACCTCCTGCCCGCTCCAGTCTACTGGCTTTTTTACTGCTTCCCAGTGTGCTTACAATTCTTCACCCTGAGCCTCTTCAACATTTACTTCACTCAG GAGCTGCTCAAAGTTCGAAGCCTGTTCAGAGTTGAGCCCAGGAAAGGACT ACGGGCAGCTCGGTGGGTGTATGCCAGCATGAGCGTCATCTTCCTGTGTGTCAATATAGTTTGCGCAAGCCTCGGACAGCATGGCTCTTCCGGTGGAGCTGGAGACAATACTTGGAGGCTGGTTCTGGTTCGAGTGCTGGTTAATGACCTGCTGTTCATTCTGGAAGCTGTGTGTCTGGCCACGTCTCTGCTCCTCTTAACTCGATCCTCGCACCCTACCACTCCTTATCTACGTAGTAAG GGGCTTTGTCGGACTGCGGTGCTGGGGGCAGGTGTCATCTTGCTCTTCTCTAGCAGGGCATGCTACAATCTTGCTGTGCTGTTTTTGTCTCAGAATCATAAAGTCGAGGCCTTTGACTTTGACTGGTACAACATCTCTGATCAG GCTGACCTTCAGAGTGAGCTCGGTGACAGAGGATATATTATCTTCGGAGCTGTTCTCTTCATTTGGGAGCTGCTTCCTACCAGCCTACTCATTCTCATTTTCAGAGTTCGCCAGCCTCCTCAAGAAAAG AACTGCAGCCCAGCGATGTGCAACACACGAGGCTCACGCTCATATTTCTTTGACGACCCTCGTGGAAATGATGATGACACGGGTTCTCTCTGGAGTCACAGTAGCAG CTGGTTTGGATCCGGTGAAACGACTCCACTCCTCTTCAACCGGACTCCGCAGAGCAACCAGCACCACTCTCTTTACTCCACTCCACAGACCTGA
- the LOC132109437 gene encoding integral membrane protein GPR137-like isoform X2 — protein MHIPVPPSPMKPAVAPSVELGVTVLYTCLYGGLFLIVYVQLWLLLLYRHKRWSYQSIFLFLCLFWAALRTTLFSFYFRNALAANLLPAPVYWLFYCFPVCLQFFTLSLFNIYFTQELLKVRSLFRVEPRKGLRAARWVYASMSVIFLCVNIVCASLGQHGSSGGAGDNTWRLVLVRVLVNDLLFILEAVCLATSLLLLTRSSHPTTPYLRSKGLCRTAVLGAGVILLFSSRACYNLAVLFLSQNHKVEAFDFDWYNISDQNCSPAMCNTRGSRSYFFDDPRGNDDDTGSLWSHSSSWFGSGETTPLLFNRTPQSNQHHSLYSTPQT, from the exons ATGCACATTCCAGTTCCACCTTCCCCTATGAAACCAGCCGTGGCCCCTTCAGTAGAGCTGGGGGTCACGGTTCTTTACACTTGTCTTTATGGGGGTCTGTTTTTAATCGTATATGTTCAGCTTTGGCTGCTGTTACTTTACCGGCACAAGCGTTGGAGTTACCagagtatttttctttttctttgcctGTTCTGGGCAGCGCTTCGCACAACGCTCTTCTCCTTTTATTTTCGTAATGCCCTTGCAGCCAACCTCCTGCCCGCTCCAGTCTACTGGCTTTTTTACTGCTTCCCAGTGTGCTTACAATTCTTCACCCTGAGCCTCTTCAACATTTACTTCACTCAG GAGCTGCTCAAAGTTCGAAGCCTGTTCAGAGTTGAGCCCAGGAAAGGACT ACGGGCAGCTCGGTGGGTGTATGCCAGCATGAGCGTCATCTTCCTGTGTGTCAATATAGTTTGCGCAAGCCTCGGACAGCATGGCTCTTCCGGTGGAGCTGGAGACAATACTTGGAGGCTGGTTCTGGTTCGAGTGCTGGTTAATGACCTGCTGTTCATTCTGGAAGCTGTGTGTCTGGCCACGTCTCTGCTCCTCTTAACTCGATCCTCGCACCCTACCACTCCTTATCTACGTAGTAAG GGGCTTTGTCGGACTGCGGTGCTGGGGGCAGGTGTCATCTTGCTCTTCTCTAGCAGGGCATGCTACAATCTTGCTGTGCTGTTTTTGTCTCAGAATCATAAAGTCGAGGCCTTTGACTTTGACTGGTACAACATCTCTGATCAG AACTGCAGCCCAGCGATGTGCAACACACGAGGCTCACGCTCATATTTCTTTGACGACCCTCGTGGAAATGATGATGACACGGGTTCTCTCTGGAGTCACAGTAGCAG CTGGTTTGGATCCGGTGAAACGACTCCACTCCTCTTCAACCGGACTCCGCAGAGCAACCAGCACCACTCTCTTTACTCCACTCCACAGACCTGA
- the LOC132109438 gene encoding E3 ubiquitin-protein ligase synoviolin-like, producing the protein MVRAALVTAISLVLTGAVVAHAYFLKHQFYPTVVYLTKSSPSMAVLYIQAFVLVFLLGKLMRKVFFGQLRAAEMEHLIERSWYAVTETCLAFTVFRDDFSPRFVALFTLLLFLKCFHWLAEDRVDFMERSPNISWVFHFRVLSLMVLLAVLDFLFVNHACHTIITRGASVQLVFGFEYAILMTVVFTTFIKYTLHTVDLQSENPWDNKAVYMLYTELFTGFIKVLLYMAFMTIMIKVHTFPLFAIRPMYLALRQFKKAVTDAIMSRRAIRNMNTLYPDATPEDLQATDNVCIICREEMVTGAKKLPCNHIFHSSCLRSWFQRQQTCPTCRMDVLRASQPNQTPAPAPAQAPAPAAPANAPVPAPVNAAPGMMPQFPPGLFPFWGPFPGAPPPPPAAPGAQAATDAPQTSSAATQAQGAESGASSSTQPNADSASAAPGAMPGFPFAMPPPFPSAPWLPMPPPPPFMSSMPPPPSTLSTMSEAELRELEQEGRRGLEARLQCLHNIHTLLDAAMLNIHHYLSTVATLSPPRSDNNAGETSASVNAESSSSTDNTEAPSQENEAQSDGSVNGATGFSLPDSTTGVDKDRKEEDEEDGGEPNAAELRRRRLCKLETTNTPDH; encoded by the exons ATGGTTCGAGCCGCTCTGGTGACAGCCATCAGTTTGGTGCTGACTGGTGCAGTGGTGGCTCATGCATACTTCCTCAAGCACCAGTTCTACCCCACTGTGGTGTACCTCACTAAAAGCAGCCCTAGCATGGCA GTTTTATACATTCAGGCTTTCGTTTTGGTTTTCCTTTTGGGGAAATTAATGCGGAAAGTTTTTTTTGGGCAACTGAGAGCTGCTGAAATGGAG CATCTGATTGAACGCTCATGGTATGCGGTGACCGAGACCTGTTTGGCCTTTACAGTCTTCAGGGATGATTTCTCTCCTCGCTTTGTGGCCCTGTTCACTTTGCTGCTTTTCCTCAAGTGCTTCCACTGGCTGGCTGAAGACAGGGTGGACTTT atggaAAGGAGTCCAAATATCTCATGGGTCTTCCACTTTAGAGTTCTCT CTCTGATGGTATTGCTGGCAGTGTTGGACTTTCTGTTTGTCAATCACGCGTGTCACACCATTATAACAAGAGGAGCTTCAGTGCAGCTGGTTTTTGGATTTGAG TATGCAATTCTGATGACTGTGGTCTTCACCACCTTCATCAAGTACACCTTACATACAGTTGATCTGCAGAGTGAGAATCCGTGGGACAATAAGGCCGTCTACATGCTCTACACAGAGCTCTTCACAG GTTTCATCAAGGTGCTTCTGTATATGGCATTCATGACCATAATGATAAAAGTGCACACCTTCCCTCTGTTTGCCATTCGACCCATGTATCTCGCATTGAG GCAATTCAAGAAGGCAGTAACAGACGCCATCATGTCTCGACGAGCCATTCGTAATATGAATACTCT CTATCCAGATGCCACCCCTGAAGACTTGCAAGCCACTGATAATGTGTGCATCATTTGCAGAGAAGAGATGGTGACTGGAGCCAAGAAACTGCCGTGCAACCACATCTTTCACTCAAG TTGCCTTCGCTCATGGTTCCAGAGACAGCAGACGTGTCCGACGTGTCGTATGGATGTCCTCCGAGCGTCCCAGCCGAACCAGACTCCTGCCCCAGCTCCTGCACAAGCACCTGCCCCAGCCGCTCCTGCTAATGCCCCTGTACCTGCACCTGTCAATG CCGCTCCAGGTATGATGCCTCAGTTTCCTCCGGGTCTGTTTCCCTTTTGGGGTCCATTCCCAGGcgcgcctcctcctcctcctgctgctccAGGTGCACAGGCAGCTACTGACGCACCACAGACCAGCTCCGCTGCAACACAGGCACAGGGAGCAG AATCAGGAGCCAGCAGCTCGACCCAGCCGAATGCAGACAGCGCCTCTGCTGCTCCCGGAGCAATGCCTGGATTCCCCTTCGCCATGCCTCCACCTTTCCCATCAGCTCCGTGGCTGCCGATGCCTCCACCTCCACCCTTTA TGTCATCGATGCCGCCGCCTCCATCGACTCTGTCCACCATGTCCGAGGCCGAGCTCAGGGAACTGGAGCAGGAGGGCAGGCGAGGTTTGGAAGCCAGGTTGCAGTGCCTTCACAACATCCACACACTGCTGGATGCCGCCATGCTCAACATTCACCACTACCTCAGCACGGTGGCTACGTTAAG TCCTCCAAGATCAGATAACAATGCTGGTGAGACGAGTGCATCAGTGAATGCAGAGTCCTCTTCCTCCACGGACAACACGGAAGCTCCCAGTCAGGAGAACGAGGCTCAGAGTG ATGGATCCGTCAATGGAGCTACTGGCTTTTCTCTACCAGACTCAACCACAGGAGTGGATAAAGACAGgaaggaggaagatgaagaggatGGGGGTGAGCCAAATGCTGCTGAGTTGAGACGACGTCGTCTGTGTAAACTGGAGACCACTAATACTCCTGACCACTGA